In Actinoplanes derwentensis, the following proteins share a genomic window:
- a CDS encoding acyl-CoA synthetase: MSTLEHLHAVLRMHQIGIVNLLRPDRLLKAAGNNAKLGPQAALTEKAATEHPNAPALTDERGTWTYRQFFERSNALAHALRKVDLPPKSVIGVLARDHRGLALAITGTARAGLRLAMLNTGLAKSQLAEVIKRENVRFLMYDSEFADVVTEIPDDIPRYLSWADDDYQRPAGLLTVEELTAAEPITVPLPVPEKPGGFIILTSGTTGLPKGAPRTKVSPLASALIADRIDFPRQGTAVFASPLFHSTGFGAWTVGLSLANHAVLLRRFGAENILAAIAEHRAHMLVAVPTMLNRILALGPDVIAKYDTSSLKTVFLAGSALAPELSTRFQDVFGDVLYNVYGSTEVAVASVAKPAELRKSPGTVGKPPVTVHVALYDSEDRKITAVGEKGRIFVRTGIPFEGYTDGRHKQVIDGHMATGDQGHFDADGLLYIDGRDDDMIISGGENVYPQEVENLLAERADVMDAAVIGVDDADFGTRLRAFIVASEDSARDPQEIREFVRAGLARYKVPRDVIFVDELPRNATGKLLRRELPTGPV, encoded by the coding sequence GTGAGCACCCTCGAACATCTGCACGCTGTGCTGCGGATGCATCAGATCGGCATCGTCAACCTGCTGCGGCCGGACCGCCTGCTCAAGGCGGCCGGCAACAACGCCAAGCTCGGCCCGCAGGCCGCCCTCACCGAGAAGGCCGCCACCGAACACCCGAACGCGCCGGCCCTCACCGACGAGCGTGGCACCTGGACGTACCGGCAGTTCTTCGAGCGGTCCAACGCCTTGGCCCACGCCCTGCGCAAAGTGGACCTGCCGCCGAAATCGGTGATCGGGGTGCTGGCCCGCGACCACCGCGGCCTCGCGCTCGCGATCACCGGCACCGCCCGCGCCGGGTTGCGCCTGGCCATGCTCAACACCGGCCTGGCCAAGTCACAGCTCGCCGAGGTGATCAAACGGGAGAACGTCCGGTTCCTGATGTACGACAGTGAGTTCGCCGACGTGGTGACCGAGATCCCGGACGACATCCCGCGCTACCTGAGCTGGGCGGACGACGACTACCAACGGCCCGCCGGACTGCTCACGGTCGAGGAGTTGACGGCCGCCGAGCCGATCACGGTGCCGCTGCCGGTCCCGGAGAAGCCAGGCGGGTTCATCATCCTCACCAGCGGAACCACCGGACTGCCCAAGGGCGCGCCCCGGACCAAGGTGTCGCCGCTGGCCAGTGCCCTGATCGCGGACCGGATCGACTTCCCCCGGCAGGGCACCGCGGTCTTCGCCTCGCCGCTGTTCCACAGCACCGGTTTCGGTGCCTGGACAGTCGGGCTGTCGCTGGCCAACCACGCGGTGCTGCTGCGCCGGTTCGGTGCCGAAAACATCCTCGCCGCGATCGCCGAGCACCGCGCGCACATGCTGGTCGCCGTCCCGACGATGCTCAACCGCATTCTCGCGCTCGGCCCGGACGTGATCGCGAAGTACGACACGTCGTCACTGAAGACGGTCTTCCTGGCCGGGTCGGCTCTCGCTCCCGAGCTGAGCACCCGCTTCCAGGACGTCTTCGGAGACGTCCTCTACAACGTGTACGGCTCGACCGAGGTGGCCGTCGCGTCCGTCGCCAAACCGGCTGAACTCCGTAAATCGCCCGGGACGGTAGGAAAGCCGCCGGTCACCGTGCACGTCGCGCTCTACGACTCCGAGGACCGCAAGATCACGGCTGTCGGGGAGAAGGGCCGGATCTTCGTCCGGACCGGCATCCCGTTCGAGGGCTACACCGACGGCCGGCACAAACAGGTCATCGACGGGCACATGGCCACCGGCGACCAGGGCCACTTCGACGCCGACGGGCTGCTCTACATCGACGGCCGCGACGACGACATGATCATCTCAGGTGGGGAGAACGTCTACCCGCAAGAGGTGGAGAACCTGCTCGCCGAACGCGCCGACGTGATGGACGCCGCCGTCATCGGGGTCGACGACGCCGACTTCGGCACCCGGCTGCGCGCCTTCATCGTCGCGTCCGAGGACTCGGCCCGCGACCCGCAGGAGATCCGCGAGTTCGTCCGGGCCGGACTGGCCCGCTACAAGGTCCCGCGCGATGTGATCTTCGTCGACGAACTGCCCCGCAACGCCACCGGCAAGCTCCTGCGCCGGGAACTCCCCACCGGCCCGGTGTAG
- a CDS encoding crotonase/enoyl-CoA hydratase family protein, producing the protein MPGSRPSKLRIAVAVARAAATAALSRRRPEPEAPPAAVEPPRRLAHPSAVTLPVPVAADRVFAVLVNPARMPDWLLQHAGWVDGPPATFAEGVRFRQRIRLMGVPSEVRWTVTGVVEGRAVFFEGTAPMGITVGFYLSVTPAGEKTPANGDGSILRFDGGVEGGSADGPLGPMVARNLADAMRKSLTELGQVAADHESDPESPRDRAREGRGWGVKPGPIRIERTGEDVDAWTPVIVGVGQVSEHSTEAAGGDPVSLAVRALRSAAQDAGSADLLSKADLAGYVASVSWQYQDGAALIAEAVGARPDRTVQTTIFGGDGSLRLLNDVAAEIAAGRAGIALVGGAEAASTAAAAERAKQPLDWPVQDDGAEPTRTIGKNAQANNDPETAAGLVAPIFLYALIESAVRGRLGQAPREHLDRITKLWAGFSAIAERNPHAWQPTAHTSAQLATPTAANRMISTPYPKLLTANLQVNQGTGIIVCSAAAATEAGITQDRWVFVHAGAHATEEWFVTERADLASSPAIKAVGDAVLGHAGVTIDEVRHVDLYACFPSAVQIAALELDLPLDDPERLTVTGGLTFAGGPGNNYSSHAIANLVPLLRADPGSFGLATALGWYLTKHAATVLSARPPVREFRDIDADPRMPRPPARRSLASYTGPAVLEAYTVPYERFGGPAPAIITALTPAGDRVVLKLPEFSEMSELLAESDPIGWQLDVTGTTVTVTGTTPVDLPPPGEPPLIVAWHGPVTVLTLNRPAVRNAIDLTTARALEKAIDAFEADDQARVAVLTGSDTVFSAGMDLKAAARGEYPVTEGRGLLGITARPPAKPLIAAVEGAALAGGCELALAADLIVAAEDAVFGIPEVRRGLVAAAGGVLRLAQSLPRSTALEMALTGEPMPARRLHELGLINRVTSPGKALATALELAAGIAANAPLAVLLSKRIVDEHRDWGAAEAFDRLSDISGRVIGSADAQEGIRAFAEHRTPQWKGR; encoded by the coding sequence ATGCCCGGTTCTCGTCCCAGCAAGCTGCGCATCGCCGTGGCCGTGGCACGCGCTGCCGCCACCGCTGCCCTGAGCCGTCGTCGGCCGGAACCGGAAGCGCCGCCGGCCGCCGTCGAACCGCCGCGCCGTCTCGCTCATCCGTCCGCGGTGACGCTACCGGTGCCGGTCGCCGCCGATCGGGTTTTCGCGGTTCTGGTGAACCCCGCGCGGATGCCGGACTGGCTGCTCCAGCACGCCGGCTGGGTCGACGGGCCGCCCGCCACGTTCGCCGAGGGGGTGCGGTTCCGTCAGCGGATCCGGCTGATGGGCGTGCCGAGCGAGGTCCGCTGGACGGTCACCGGCGTGGTCGAGGGCCGGGCCGTCTTCTTCGAGGGCACCGCCCCGATGGGCATCACCGTCGGCTTCTACCTGTCCGTGACGCCGGCCGGGGAGAAGACGCCGGCCAACGGTGACGGCTCGATCCTGCGGTTCGACGGCGGAGTCGAGGGCGGCTCCGCGGACGGCCCACTCGGCCCGATGGTCGCCCGGAACCTGGCCGACGCGATGCGCAAATCCCTGACCGAACTCGGACAGGTCGCCGCCGACCACGAATCGGACCCCGAGTCACCACGTGACCGGGCCCGCGAGGGCAGGGGCTGGGGTGTCAAACCGGGACCGATCCGGATCGAGCGCACCGGCGAGGACGTCGACGCCTGGACACCGGTGATCGTCGGGGTGGGGCAGGTGTCCGAGCACTCCACCGAAGCCGCCGGAGGCGACCCGGTCTCCCTCGCGGTGCGGGCATTGCGGTCGGCCGCACAGGACGCCGGGTCGGCGGATCTGCTGTCCAAAGCGGACCTTGCCGGGTACGTGGCCAGCGTCTCGTGGCAGTACCAGGACGGGGCCGCACTGATCGCCGAAGCGGTCGGTGCACGCCCGGACCGCACCGTGCAGACCACGATCTTCGGCGGCGACGGCTCGTTGCGGCTGCTCAACGACGTGGCTGCCGAAATCGCCGCGGGCCGGGCCGGGATAGCCCTGGTCGGCGGGGCCGAAGCGGCGTCCACAGCGGCTGCCGCCGAGCGTGCGAAACAGCCATTGGACTGGCCGGTGCAGGACGACGGGGCCGAGCCCACTCGTACCATCGGCAAAAACGCGCAAGCCAACAACGACCCGGAGACCGCCGCCGGGCTGGTCGCGCCGATCTTCCTCTACGCCCTGATCGAGTCGGCCGTCCGCGGCCGTCTCGGCCAGGCCCCGCGCGAGCACCTGGACCGGATCACGAAGCTGTGGGCGGGCTTCTCGGCGATCGCCGAACGTAACCCGCACGCCTGGCAGCCCACCGCGCACACGTCGGCTCAGCTGGCCACGCCGACGGCCGCGAACCGGATGATCTCCACGCCCTACCCGAAGCTGCTGACCGCGAACCTGCAGGTCAATCAGGGTACCGGCATCATCGTGTGCAGTGCCGCCGCGGCGACCGAGGCCGGGATCACCCAGGACCGCTGGGTGTTCGTGCATGCCGGGGCGCACGCGACCGAGGAATGGTTCGTCACCGAGCGTGCCGACCTGGCGTCCTCGCCCGCGATCAAGGCCGTCGGCGACGCGGTTCTCGGGCACGCCGGAGTCACGATCGACGAGGTCCGGCACGTCGACCTGTACGCGTGCTTTCCGTCCGCCGTACAGATCGCGGCCCTGGAACTCGATCTGCCCCTCGATGATCCGGAACGTCTCACCGTCACAGGCGGACTGACCTTCGCCGGTGGGCCGGGCAACAACTATTCCAGTCACGCGATCGCCAACCTGGTGCCGTTGCTGCGTGCCGATCCGGGCTCGTTCGGGCTGGCCACGGCCCTCGGCTGGTACCTGACCAAGCACGCCGCGACGGTTCTGTCCGCCCGCCCACCGGTGCGCGAGTTCCGAGACATCGACGCGGACCCGCGGATGCCGAGGCCGCCCGCCCGTCGGTCACTGGCCTCCTACACCGGTCCCGCGGTGCTGGAGGCGTACACGGTTCCGTACGAGCGGTTCGGCGGCCCGGCCCCGGCGATCATCACCGCACTCACCCCGGCCGGCGACCGCGTCGTACTGAAGCTCCCCGAATTCTCGGAGATGTCGGAACTGCTGGCGGAGTCCGACCCGATCGGCTGGCAGCTCGACGTCACCGGCACCACCGTCACCGTCACCGGCACCACGCCCGTCGACCTTCCCCCGCCCGGCGAACCGCCGCTGATCGTCGCATGGCACGGCCCGGTCACCGTTCTCACACTGAACCGCCCGGCGGTCCGCAACGCCATCGACCTGACCACCGCCCGAGCCCTGGAGAAGGCGATCGACGCCTTCGAAGCCGACGACCAGGCCCGGGTCGCGGTGCTGACCGGCTCGGACACCGTGTTCAGCGCCGGGATGGACCTGAAAGCCGCAGCCCGTGGCGAATACCCGGTCACCGAGGGCCGCGGCCTGCTCGGCATCACCGCCCGGCCACCGGCCAAGCCGCTGATCGCGGCCGTCGAAGGCGCCGCCCTGGCCGGCGGGTGCGAACTCGCGCTCGCCGCCGATCTGATCGTCGCCGCGGAGGACGCCGTCTTCGGCATCCCCGAGGTGAGACGCGGCCTCGTCGCCGCGGCCGGCGGGGTGCTCCGGCTCGCGCAGAGCCTGCCCCGCAGCACCGCCCTGGAGATGGCCCTCACCGGCGAGCCGATGCCGGCCCGCCGGCTGCACGAACTGGGCCTGATCAACCGCGTCACGTCGCCGGGCAAAGCCCTCGCCACCGCGCTGGAACTAGCCGCCGGCATCGCCGCGAACGCGCCCCTCGCAGTCCTGCTCTCGAAACGCATCGTCGACGAACACCGCGACTGGGGCGCCGCGGAGGCCTTCGACCGTCTCTCCGACATCTCCGGCCGGGTGATCGGCTCCGCGGACGCCCAGGAGGGCATCCGCGCGTTCGCCGAACACCGGACCCCCCAATGGAAGGGCCGATAG
- a CDS encoding TetR/AcrR family transcriptional regulator, whose product MKRTQAQRSETTRAKVLEATLQCLVERGYAETTTAEVLARADVPRGTLLHHFPTKADLLVGAVQFVAERRVETLTAELAAIDPGADRLDALIDIIWRHFSAPLFWAALELWNAARTDAEVRAALLPVEKEIFTVLHDRARTLLSESAPGDPRVPTVVEFSYEVLTGLAMTGIVSGDLGHRELLLRRWKRAAAILLGHRDPSTLVERARSKES is encoded by the coding sequence GTGAAACGAACGCAGGCGCAGCGCAGCGAGACCACCCGGGCGAAGGTCCTGGAGGCGACATTGCAGTGCCTGGTCGAGCGCGGTTACGCGGAGACCACCACCGCCGAGGTCCTGGCCCGCGCCGACGTCCCCCGCGGCACCCTGCTGCACCACTTCCCCACCAAGGCCGACCTGCTCGTCGGCGCGGTGCAGTTCGTCGCCGAACGCCGCGTCGAGACACTGACCGCCGAACTCGCCGCGATCGACCCCGGCGCCGACCGTCTCGACGCGCTGATCGACATCATCTGGCGGCACTTCTCCGCACCGCTGTTCTGGGCCGCGCTGGAGCTGTGGAACGCCGCCCGCACCGACGCCGAAGTCCGCGCCGCACTGCTCCCGGTGGAGAAGGAGATCTTCACCGTGCTGCACGACCGGGCCCGCACCCTGCTCAGCGAGAGCGCGCCCGGCGATCCCCGAGTACCGACCGTGGTCGAGTTCAGCTACGAGGTCCTGACTGGACTCGCCATGACCGGCATAGTGAGCGGCGACCTGGGACATCGCGAACTGTTGCTGCGCCGCTGGAAACGAGCGGCCGCGATCCTCCTCGGCCACCGTGACCCGTCCACCCTCGTCGAACGTGCCCGCTCAAAGGAGAGTTGA
- a CDS encoding acyl-CoA dehydrogenase family protein: MYATPERLALAASMKQFVAREIHPHLADWEQAGEIPREVHTQLAKAGLYGIGFAEEHGGDGGDSVDTVVSTEAFLEAGGSSGAHASIFTHGIALPHIVASGDEGLIERFVRPTLSGELIGALGITEPDAGSDVGSIRTTAVRDGNSYVVNGSKMFITSGVRADFVTTAVRTGGPGASGISMLVIERGTPGFTVSRKLDKMGWLCSDTAELSFADCRVPAANLVGPENFGFALIGQAFVAERIIAAVHAYSTAQRSLDLTLSYARTRETFGRPLISRQVVRHKLVQMRQRIDVARQYTRWVAERHAAGDSMIGEVCLAKNAAVDACKYVVDEAVQLHGGIGYMRESEVERNYRDTRILGIGGGATEIMTDLAAKMFGYQ; encoded by the coding sequence ATGTACGCCACCCCGGAACGCCTCGCGCTCGCCGCCTCGATGAAACAGTTCGTCGCCCGGGAGATCCACCCGCACCTGGCCGATTGGGAACAGGCCGGCGAGATCCCCCGGGAGGTGCACACGCAGCTGGCGAAAGCGGGGCTGTACGGCATCGGGTTCGCCGAGGAGCACGGCGGCGACGGCGGGGACAGTGTGGACACGGTGGTGTCCACCGAGGCGTTCCTGGAGGCCGGCGGCTCGTCCGGGGCACACGCCTCGATCTTCACCCACGGCATCGCGCTGCCGCACATCGTCGCCTCCGGGGACGAGGGCCTGATCGAGCGGTTCGTCCGCCCCACCCTGTCCGGGGAGCTGATCGGCGCGCTCGGCATCACCGAACCGGACGCCGGATCCGACGTGGGATCGATCCGGACCACGGCGGTCCGGGACGGCAACTCGTACGTGGTGAACGGTTCGAAGATGTTCATCACCTCGGGGGTGCGGGCCGACTTCGTCACCACCGCGGTCCGCACCGGCGGTCCCGGGGCGTCCGGCATCAGCATGCTGGTGATCGAGCGGGGCACACCCGGTTTCACGGTGTCCCGCAAACTCGACAAGATGGGGTGGCTCTGCTCCGACACCGCCGAACTGTCCTTCGCCGACTGCCGCGTACCGGCCGCGAACCTGGTGGGCCCGGAGAACTTCGGATTCGCCCTGATCGGTCAGGCGTTCGTCGCCGAGCGGATCATCGCGGCCGTGCACGCCTACTCGACGGCCCAGCGCAGCCTGGACCTGACCCTGTCGTACGCCCGGACCCGGGAGACGTTCGGGCGGCCGCTGATCAGCCGTCAGGTGGTCCGGCACAAGCTGGTGCAGATGCGGCAGCGGATCGACGTGGCCCGGCAGTACACCCGCTGGGTCGCCGAGCGGCACGCCGCCGGGGACAGCATGATCGGCGAGGTCTGCCTGGCCAAGAACGCCGCCGTCGACGCCTGCAAGTACGTCGTCGACGAGGCCGTCCAGCTGCACGGCGGCATCGGTTACATGCGGGAGTCCGAGGTGGAACGCAACTACCGGGACACCCGGATCCTCGGCATCGGCGGCGGCGCCACCGAGATCATGACCGACCTGGCGGCCAAGATGTTCGGCTACCAGTGA
- a CDS encoding aminotransferase-like domain-containing protein, protein MIQFEGRAGILDLSWGHPRPDLLPVHEWAAASAHLDWRALTYGAAAGPDSLLESLGDPGRTFVTGGASHGLALVTQLLTNPGDVVLADAPTYHLAFPILRDRGVTLLQAPADTAAAVIRDIRASGRRVALLYLVPTFGNPTGRSLPEDQRRELIAVARQEGVTIVEDDTYRELNYDGPAPASLWELAGGAPVVRLGSFAKTVAPGLRLGWINAEPEIIGRLTRLGYVHSGGGVNHTTAVTMGTFRADGGYQRHVARVRSEYRAQRDVLVSALRADFATVESPAGGWFVWLRLPDGVTADALLPLAEERGVSFVPGTRFWADGPGGADRIRLSFSHLPADDLRRAAERLAAAVHRR, encoded by the coding sequence GTGATCCAGTTCGAGGGCCGTGCCGGCATCCTCGACCTGTCGTGGGGCCATCCCCGTCCGGATCTGCTGCCGGTCCACGAGTGGGCGGCCGCGTCCGCCCACCTGGACTGGCGGGCCCTGACCTACGGGGCGGCGGCCGGGCCGGACTCGTTGCTGGAGTCGCTGGGCGATCCGGGCCGGACCTTCGTCACCGGCGGGGCCTCGCACGGCCTCGCCCTGGTGACGCAGCTCCTGACCAACCCGGGCGACGTGGTCCTGGCCGACGCTCCCACCTACCACCTGGCCTTTCCCATCCTGCGGGACCGAGGCGTGACCCTGCTCCAGGCACCGGCCGACACCGCTGCCGCCGTCATCCGGGACATCCGGGCGAGCGGGCGACGGGTGGCGCTGCTCTATCTGGTGCCCACCTTCGGCAATCCGACCGGGCGGAGCCTCCCCGAGGATCAGCGACGGGAGTTGATCGCGGTGGCCCGGCAGGAGGGGGTCACGATCGTCGAGGACGACACCTATCGGGAGCTGAACTACGACGGGCCGGCACCGGCGTCGTTGTGGGAGCTGGCCGGGGGTGCTCCCGTTGTCCGGTTGGGATCATTCGCCAAGACGGTGGCTCCGGGGCTGCGGCTCGGGTGGATCAACGCGGAACCGGAGATCATCGGGCGGCTGACCAGGCTCGGTTATGTGCACAGCGGCGGCGGGGTCAACCACACCACCGCCGTCACGATGGGCACGTTCCGGGCAGACGGTGGTTATCAGCGGCATGTCGCCAGGGTGCGCTCGGAATATCGAGCCCAGCGGGATGTCCTGGTCTCTGCCTTGCGCGCGGACTTCGCCACTGTCGAATCGCCGGCCGGTGGATGGTTCGTCTGGCTTCGCCTGCCGGACGGTGTCACCGCGGACGCGTTGCTGCCGCTCGCCGAAGAGCGGGGCGTCTCGTTCGTGCCGGGCACCCGGTTCTGGGCCGACGGACCCGGTGGCGCCGACCGGATCCGGCTCAGTTTCTCGCACCTGCCCGCCGACGATCTGCGCCGCGCCGCGGAACGCCTGGCGGCGGCGGTCCACCGGCGATGA
- a CDS encoding TetR/AcrR family transcriptional regulator, whose translation MERVPSVGARRRKTRAGVVLTADMIVDTALRLIDAPGGDKLSVRRLGAELGADPTAVYRYFRDMDALLLALADRLIGDALAEFVPRDHWSDSLRDLAAVLRRSMRQHPRLAHLRAIRVTAGPHEMRVVDTGIGIMLSAGFAPADAVRHYRDFVDTVLAVAAVDAAELTPDQENAEQAAWSRVYTSLPAEGYPNVHLVRDHLPSMYNSAFPGTIDKLIQALIQAAPS comes from the coding sequence GTGGAACGTGTGCCCAGCGTGGGGGCCCGGCGGCGGAAGACCCGTGCCGGTGTCGTGCTCACCGCCGACATGATCGTCGACACAGCCCTGCGTCTCATCGACGCGCCCGGCGGCGACAAACTCAGCGTCCGGCGCCTCGGTGCCGAGCTCGGCGCCGACCCCACCGCGGTCTACCGCTACTTCCGCGACATGGACGCGCTGCTGCTGGCCCTGGCCGACCGGCTGATCGGCGACGCCCTCGCCGAGTTCGTGCCCCGCGACCACTGGTCCGACTCGCTGCGCGACCTGGCCGCCGTGCTGCGCCGCTCGATGCGCCAGCACCCCCGGCTCGCGCACCTGCGCGCCATCCGCGTCACGGCCGGCCCGCACGAGATGCGCGTCGTCGACACCGGCATCGGCATCATGCTCAGCGCCGGTTTCGCCCCCGCCGACGCGGTCCGGCACTACCGCGACTTCGTCGACACGGTCCTAGCCGTCGCCGCTGTCGACGCCGCCGAACTCACCCCCGACCAGGAGAACGCCGAGCAGGCGGCGTGGTCGCGGGTCTACACGTCACTGCCCGCCGAGGGCTACCCCAACGTCCACCTGGTCCGCGACCACCTGCCGTCGATGTACAACTCGGCCTTCCCCGGCACCATCGACAAACTCATCCAGGCCCTGATCCAGGCAGCCCCGTCCTGA
- a CDS encoding NAD(P)/FAD-dependent oxidoreductase, which yields MVATPPAYDLALRTDEKRIRKALADAARTPFWLEDPGRPAPEPALNGSTTADLLVIGGGYCGLWTALIAKETDPARDVVLVEGNEIAWAASGRNGGFVEASLTHGAENGRRHFADELPMLDALAAENFAGFEATLIRHGIDAEFVKDGVLAVATEPHQVGELRAADTASTTFYDREQLGDLVRSPLFRAGLLQREGAALVNPAKLAWGLKAACLRLGVRIFENTPVTDIKDQGRTVRASTWAGVIQAGNVALATNGFPSLLKRNRLLTVPVYDYVLMTEPLTDAQIDEIGWRKNFGISDSSRQFHYYRKTSDNRILWGGYDVVYHKGGGIRPEHDQNPETFARLADHFMQTFPQLGDVRFTHAWGGMIDMCTQLAAFQGRAMGGKVAYSSGFTGLGVAATRYGATVMLDLLDGKDTVRTRMRMANRKPLPVPPEPVLYPAVQVIRGAIARSDRNGGRDGFILRAANAFGFSFDS from the coding sequence ATGGTGGCCACACCACCCGCTTACGATCTGGCCCTCCGCACCGACGAGAAGCGCATCCGCAAGGCCCTGGCCGACGCGGCCCGGACGCCGTTCTGGCTGGAAGATCCCGGTCGGCCCGCCCCGGAGCCCGCGCTCAACGGTTCGACCACGGCCGACCTTCTGGTGATCGGCGGGGGCTACTGCGGGCTGTGGACGGCGCTGATCGCCAAGGAGACCGACCCGGCGCGGGACGTCGTCCTCGTCGAGGGCAACGAGATCGCGTGGGCGGCGAGCGGGCGCAACGGCGGGTTCGTCGAGGCGAGCCTCACGCACGGCGCCGAGAACGGGCGCCGGCACTTCGCCGACGAGCTGCCGATGCTGGACGCCCTGGCCGCGGAGAACTTCGCCGGGTTCGAGGCGACCCTGATCCGGCACGGCATCGACGCCGAGTTCGTGAAGGACGGCGTGCTGGCGGTGGCCACCGAGCCGCACCAGGTCGGTGAGCTGCGCGCCGCCGACACCGCGTCGACGACGTTCTACGACCGGGAGCAGCTCGGTGACCTGGTGCGATCGCCGCTGTTCCGGGCCGGCCTGCTCCAGCGGGAGGGCGCGGCCCTGGTCAACCCGGCGAAACTGGCCTGGGGCCTGAAAGCGGCGTGCCTGCGGCTGGGTGTGCGGATCTTCGAGAACACCCCGGTCACCGACATCAAGGATCAGGGCCGGACGGTCCGGGCGTCGACCTGGGCCGGCGTCATCCAGGCCGGCAACGTGGCCTTGGCCACCAACGGGTTCCCGTCGCTGCTCAAACGCAACCGGCTGCTGACCGTGCCGGTCTACGACTACGTGCTGATGACCGAGCCGCTGACCGACGCGCAGATCGACGAGATCGGCTGGCGGAAGAACTTCGGCATCTCGGACTCGTCGCGACAGTTCCACTATTACCGGAAGACCTCCGACAACCGGATCCTGTGGGGCGGTTACGACGTGGTCTATCACAAGGGTGGTGGCATCCGGCCCGAGCACGATCAGAACCCGGAGACGTTCGCCCGGCTCGCCGACCACTTCATGCAGACGTTCCCGCAGCTCGGGGACGTGCGCTTCACCCACGCGTGGGGCGGCATGATCGACATGTGCACCCAGCTGGCCGCGTTCCAGGGCCGGGCGATGGGTGGCAAGGTGGCGTACAGCAGCGGCTTCACCGGTTTGGGGGTGGCCGCGACCCGCTATGGCGCGACCGTCATGCTCGATCTGCTCGACGGGAAGGACACCGTCCGGACCAGGATGCGGATGGCGAACCGAAAACCGCTGCCGGTGCCGCCGGAGCCGGTGCTCTACCCCGCCGTTCAGGTGATCCGGGGGGCCATCGCCCGGTCGGATCGCAACGGTGGCCGCGACGGGTTCATCCTGCGGGCGGCCAACGCTTTCGGTTTCTCGTTCGACTCCTGA
- a CDS encoding TetR/AcrR family transcriptional regulator, protein MSDASPIWSRPERGSRGPQPTHSRDEIVRAAIGLAGADGLAAVSMRAVAAALGTGAGTLYRHLSSRDDLLDLMTDRVIGELRPYPEPGPDWTESLLDLARRQLDLHRRHPWLREVLSRPSALGPEGLAWFDHCLRVLTPVRCDSAAKFETLALMTGMVTLFARTGTAAPPPIFTGLDVTAYPHLVAAFGNPGAPRTDLFERTLRGLFTALLAEPGPADL, encoded by the coding sequence GTGAGCGACGCATCCCCGATCTGGAGCCGCCCCGAGCGCGGCAGCCGCGGACCGCAGCCCACCCACAGCCGGGACGAGATCGTGCGCGCCGCGATCGGTCTCGCCGGTGCGGACGGGCTGGCCGCGGTCTCGATGCGGGCCGTCGCCGCGGCTCTCGGCACCGGCGCGGGCACGCTCTACCGGCACCTGTCGTCCCGCGACGACCTGCTCGATTTGATGACCGACCGGGTGATCGGCGAGCTGCGGCCCTACCCCGAGCCCGGCCCGGACTGGACCGAGTCACTGCTCGACCTGGCCCGGCGGCAGCTCGACCTGCATCGACGGCACCCGTGGCTGCGGGAGGTGCTGTCCCGGCCGAGCGCTCTCGGGCCGGAAGGGCTGGCCTGGTTCGACCACTGCCTGCGGGTGCTGACGCCGGTGCGCTGCGACAGTGCCGCCAAGTTCGAGACGCTCGCGCTGATGACCGGTATGGTGACACTCTTCGCCCGCACCGGGACGGCGGCGCCACCGCCGATCTTCACGGGGCTCGATGTCACGGCGTACCCACACCTGGTCGCCGCCTTCGGGAACCCGGGCGCGCCCCGCACCGATCTCTTCGAACGGACCCTGCGCGGGCTCTTCACCGCCCTCCTCGCGGAGCCCGGACCGGCTGATCTCTAG